The window AAGTGATTAGAGACTTTTCTTAAATAGGAACGATCAAAACCACAAAAGTCGAAGGAAAAACGAGAGCGATAAGTCGAAATAATCTGATAACAAAAAGAGTAGCATAGCTGTCTCGCCCTGTCTAGGAAAACGTAAAATCTGCGGTAAAGACCCGAACGAATCTAAACACCATTCACATTTGAAAGAATCATGATTTATCCGGAAATGCGACCGATTGCAGCTTGCTAGACAGTTTACAATCTATGGGTTTGCTTATACCAAATAAATAAAAAAGACTACTCCTTTCTTTGGTCACGTTTCCATAGAAAAGAATAGTCTTTACTTAAATAGGAAAAATTAATCTGATAAAAATGGAAAATTCCGATGAAAAATTAACCAATTGATGCTCTTAAGTTTTGAAATTCACTTGAACGTGAACTCAATAATACAGAAATCCTTTAGATGTCCAAAGCATTTATTGTTTAAACTGTTTGTTCATCGCGTTCATCATTTGATTAATTTTCTTTTGGGACGGCTTCATGCCCATTTGCATCATCATCATTCGAAGCATTTGTTCATTGATAGGTGGGTTTTTCTTTAAATAATCCATCATGTATTTGCGTGCAATAAAAAATCCTAGCGCAACTCCGGCGAG of the Bacillus smithii genome contains:
- a CDS encoding YneF family protein → MWYVLVGVLALLAGVALGFFIARKYMMDYLKKNPPINEQMLRMMMMQMGMKPSQKKINQMMNAMNKQFKQ